The Herbiconiux sp. A18JL235 region CAGCATGAACATCCTGCTCATCATCATCGCCGTGATCGCCATCGTCCTGCTGTTCACGGGCGGATTCGTGTCGTCCCTGAACTTCCTGCTCTGGGTCGGCCTCATCCTCCTGGTGTTCGCTGTCATCGTCTTCCTCGTGCGGATGATCAGCGGCAACCGCAGGGTCTAGCCGCTTCCCACCCGACCAGACGACCCGCGCATCCTGCGATTTGCACCGGATGCGCGGGTCGTCTATTCTTGTCGAGGCCAAAGACCGCCGGTCGTCTGTGTTCGCACAGGCCTAAAGTTCGCGAGAGCGAAGACCTGCGCAGGTGTACGAAGCAAGAACCGCAGCATCCGTGCTGTTCTCCGAGCTCCGGCCCCTGTGCCGGAGCTTTTTCCGTTCTTCCGAGAACTGCGAGCGCTCAGGTAGTCGTCCCGGCCGACACTATCGATTACTAGGAGCGCCATGGCGAACAAGGAAGCCTCGGTTGCCGAGCTCACGGAACTCTTCCAGAGCTCGACCGCCGTTCTGCTGACCGAGTACCGCGGTCTCTCGGTCGCGCAGCTCAAGCAGCTGCGCGGAAGCATCCGTGAGCACGCGTCATACGCCGTGGTGAAGAACACGCTGACCAAGATCGCGGCGAACAACGCCGGCATCTCGTCGTTCGACGACGAACTCGCCGGTCCTTCCGCTATCGCCTTCGTCCACGGTGACCCCGTGGCCGTCGCCAAGTCGCTGCGTGACTTCGCCAAGGCAAACCCTCTTCTCATCGTGAAGGGCGGTTACTTCGACGGTAACCCCCTGAGCGCCGAAGAGGTCACCAAGCTCGCCGACCTCGAATCCCGTGAAGTTCTGCTGGCGAAGCTCGCCGGTGCCTTCAAGGCCTCGCTGTTCGGTGCCGCCTATCTCTTCAACGCCCCGCTGTCGAAGGCCGTTCGCACGGTCGATGCGCTGCGTGAGAAGCAGGAGTCCGCTTCCTGAGCTCACGCTCGGGTCAGCGGTTGAAGTAACTACCACAACAAGGAGAACATCATGGCAAAGCTTTCCACCGAGGAACTGCTTGAGGCTTTCAAGGAGCTCACGCTCATCGAGCTGAGCGAGTTCGTCAAGGCGTTCGAGGAGACCTTCGAGGTCACCGCCGCCGCCCCCGTCGCCGTTGCCGGCCCCGCCGCTGCCGGCGGTGGCGCTGCTGCTGAAGAGGTTGAGGAGAAGGACTCCTTCGACGTCATCCTCGAGGCTGCCGGCGAGAAGAAGATCCAGGTCATCAAGGAGGTGCGCGCACTCACCAGCCTCGGCCTCGGTGAGGCGAAGGCACTCGTCGACGGCGCTCCCAAGGCCGTCCTCGAGGGCGCCAACAAGGAGACCGCCGAGAAGGCCAAGGCTCAGCTCGAAGAGGCCGGCGCGACCGTCACCCTCAAGTAGTTCCGAGACGCACAGCGTCTCAGCTACCATTCACCGGATGCCCCGAACCGCGAGGTTCGGGGCATCCGTGCGTTAGCGGCCGTCGCCGGGGGAGAAGCCGAGCAGGGTAAGGGCTTCACCTGCCTGCCTTCCGGCCTCGGCGCGGTCGGGTGCGCCGTCGAGGCCGAGCAGCCGCCGGCGGTGCGTGTCGCCGAGCAGCAGCGAGTAGAGGGCACGCACCTGGGCCGGCCGCGCATCCTGCGCGAAGCTCGAGAGCAGGTCGATCGAGTGCCGCGGCCCCGCATCATAGAATTCGGCGGCGAGCTGCGGGGCGTGTGCCGCCTCGGTGAGCACCGCACGGTGGAGAGCGACCGCGGTATCGGCGTGCAGCACGTGCACGATCTCGGTGCAGAGTGCGAGGAGTGTCACCGGATGCGCGGCGGCCTCGCGCAGGCGGTCGTGCTCTCGTGAGACCGCGGCGGCGAAGATCGCCTGCTTGTCGCCGTAGTCGGCGTAGAGCGTGCGTTTGGTGACGCCAGCGCCGGCGGCGATCTCATCGAGGCTGGAGCGGGCGAGCCCGCGGGCCGCGAACTGCGCCACGGCGGAGTCCAGGATGCGCTGGTGGCGGAGCAATCGCTCTTCAGCGGTGGGGCGGCCCCTCTTCGGCGCGGGATTCTCGGTCATGGAGTAATGATACGGTGAAGTGTCATTACAGCCAGGGAGGATCACCATGACCACCGTCGTTCACGTCGCCATCGCCGACGACTGGGAGGCCGCCGCGAACATCGGCGAGTACGGGGTCTCCACGCGCGGGGTCAGCGTCGACGAGGCGGGGTACGTGGCCGCTGTCGGGCCCGCCGGGGTTCAGGGGGTGCTCGACGCGCGGTACGGCGACATCCGCTTCGCCGTGGTGGTCGTGCTGCTCGATCGAGAGGCGCTCGAGGCGGGTGGGGTCGTCGTGCGCGCCGACGAGCGGGGCGGGTTCGCGATCGAGGGTGCGATCCCGCTCGGCGGCGCCGAGGTTCTGCGCGTGGTGCCGGTCGAACGGATCGGCGGGCGACTCAGGGCACCGAGCGTCCTCGACTGAGCGTGCGGCCCGTGCCGTGCACCCGTGCCGACGTGGCACGGGCGGGCTAGGCGCGGGGGCGAGGCGGGGCGGTCGAGGAGCGCATGACGAGGCGCACGGGGAGGACGGTGTGGTTCACCGGGGGAGCCCAGCCGGGCTGCTCGAGCTGGCGGATGACCCAGTCGACGGCTTGCTCGCCCTGCAGGTCGGGGCGCTGCTCGATCGAGGTGAGTCCGAACAGCTCGGCGAGCGGGTGGTTGTCGATGCCGATGACCGAGAGGTCGTCCGGCACCGAGATGCCGAGCTCGCGGGCGGCGAGGATGACCCCGATCGCCACCTCGTCGGAGGCGGCGAAGATGGCGGTCGGTCTCCGACGCGGGTCGCCGAGGATCTGCTTGCCCACCCGGTAGCCGCCGGGGATGTCGAACGGCGTGGCGGCGTACGACGACTCGTCGTAGCGGATGCCCGCCTTGGTGAGCGCCTCCATGTAGCCCTTCAGGCGCTTGGAGTGCACGTGGAAGTCCATCTGCTCGTCGATGTCGCCGCCCACGTGCATGATGTCGCGGTGACCGAGCAGCAGCAGGTGCTCGGTCGCGAGGCGCGCCGCCTCCACGTCGTCGATGCTGAGCGTGGGGATGCCCTCGAGCGGCCCGCCGATGCCGGCGATGGGCTTGCCGAGGGCCAGGAGCCGCTGCGTCTCGGCGGAGGTGATCTCGAGCGTCACCGCGATCACCGCGTCGACGCGCTTGCGCACCAGGAAGTACTCGAACACCCGGGAGCGCTCCTCGACGGTCTTCGTGACGTTGTAGAGCATCAGGTCGTAGCCGCGGTCCAGGAGCGCCCGCTCGACGCCCTCGAGGATGTTCGCGAAGAACCACTGGCTGATCATGGGGATGATGACGCCCACGTTGTTGGTGCGGCCGGTGACGAGGCTCGAGGCGCTCGACGAGACCACGTAGCCGAGACTCGACGCCGCAGCTTCGACGCGCAGACGGGTGTCTGCCGACACGTAGCCGCGGCCGCTCAGGGCGCGCGACACCGTCGCCTTCGACACCCCGGCGAGACTCGCCACGTCTTCGATGCCTGACACGTTCGACCTCCTCGTCTGCAAACGCTTCCAGAATCATAGAGCCTGCTGAGGCGATTGTGGAACGGCAGTTGCAGATCGTGCCGTGGACAGGTTATCGTGAGAGCGCTCTCTGCAACCAAATTGTTATGTTCCGGATCCGCCGTGATTCGGGTTGTGATTTGCCGAGAGTTATGGAAAGGTTTCCCTACACACGCCCACCGAAGGCACCACAACGGGGGCGTCCCACACTCAATGAGGAGGAGAAATGCGGTCACTTCTGCACCGCCGCGTCACAGCACCCATCGCAATCGCGACGGGACTCGGGCTCGCACTCGTGGGTTGCTCCGGCGGCGCCGGTGGCGGCGCCGGGGGCAACAGCGCGGGTGAAGCCGACGGCGTGGTCACCGTCTACGGCACCATCGCCGACACCGAAGCCGAGCTTCTCGAGCAGTCCTGGGCGGACTGGGAGAAAGAGAACAACATCGACATCCAGTACGAGTCGTCGAAGGAGTTCGAGAGCCAGATCGGCATCCGCGCCCAGGGTGGCAACCCGCCCGACCTCGCGATCTTCCCGCAGCCAGGCCTGCTGGCCGACCTCGCTTCGCGCGGCTTCATCCAGAAGGCCCCCGAGGGTGTCGAGAAGAACGTCGACGAGTACTGGTCGGAGGACTGGAAGGCCTACGGCACGGTCGACGACACCTTCTACGGCGCTCCGCTGATGGCGAGCGTCAAGGGCTTCGTCTGGTACTCCCCGAAGCAGTTCGCCGACAACGGCTGGGAGGTGCCCGGCACCTACCAGGAGATGCTCGACCTCACCGCCAAGATGCAGCAGACCCTCGGCACGCAGCCCTGGTGCGCGGGCTTCGGCTCGGGCGACGCCACCGGCTGGCCGGGCACCGACTGGGTCGAAGACCTGGTGCTGCGCCAGTCGGGCCCCGAGGTCTACGACCAGTGGGTGAAGAACGAGGTGAAGTTCACCGACCCCGCGATCTCCGACGCCTTCACCTCGGTCGGCGACATCCTGCTCGACCCGAACTACGTCAACGCCGGCTACGGCGACGTGAAGTCGATCAACAGCACCGAGTTCGGTGACGTGGCGACCGGCATGGCGCAGGGCACCTGCTCGCTCACCCACCAGGCCTCGTTCTTCGACGGCTTCCTCACCGACGCCGGCGCGACCGTCGGCCCCGACGCCGACATCTGGGCCTTCGTGACCCCGCCGGTCACCGAGGGCGACACCGCCGTCACCGGTGGTGGCGAGATCGTCGGCGCGTTCTCGAACGACGCCGACACCGTCAAGGTGCAGGAGTACCTCTCGAGCCCCGAGTGGGCGAACAGCCGCGTCGCTCTCGGTGGTGTCATCTCCGCGAACAAGGGTCTCGACCCGGCCAACGCGCAGAGCCCCATCCTGCAGCAGGCCATCGAGATCCTGCAGGACCCGAACACCACGTTCCGGTTCGACGCCAGTGACCTGATGCCCGGTGCCGTCGGTGCCGGAACCTTCTGGAAGGGAATGGTCGACTGGATCAACGGCACCCCGCAGGACGAGGTGCTCACGCAGATCGAGGCGGGCTGGCCCACCGAGTAATCGGGCCACCGCTGCGCCGAGGCCGTCCGGAGTAGTTCGGACGGCCTCGGTGCACCCCGGTGTACGGTGTCAGCACGGCGCAACAGCGTCGGGCCTGTCGCAGTTCAGAGTCGCACTCGAAAGGTTGTCATGTCAGAGTTCCTGCTCTGGGTGGGGGGACTTCCGCCGCTCGCCCAGATCCCCATCGTGGTCATCGCCTTCGCGGCCGTGATCGCCCTGGTGCTGTTCTTCATCGAGATCGCGCCGCGCACCGGGCGCAAGTACACCGTCATCCGTCTCGCGGTCTGCATCATCGCGCCGTTCCTGGCGCTGGTGCTCATCGGGTCGGTGTGGTGGGCGGCGCTCATCGCCGCAGCGCTCGGCCTTCTGTTCTTCTGGCTCGACAAGCGCTCCAAGCAGGGCGCGGGCTACCTGTTCCAGCTGTTCGGCTTCCTCGCCCCCGCCGTCATCCTCCTCCTCGTGGGTCTCATCTACCCGACGGTGAAGACGGCGATCGACTCGCTGTTCTCGAGCCGCGGCAACTTCGTCGGTCTCGACAACTTCGTCTGGGTGCTCACCAGCCCGGCGAACCTCAGGGTCATCCTCAACACCATCATCTGGGTGCTCGTGGTGCCGGCGGCCTCGACGATCTTCGGTCTCGCGTACGCGGTCTTCATCGACAAGAGCCGCGGTGAGAAGTTCTTCAAGATCCTCGTGTTCATGCCGATGGCGATCTCCTTCGTGGGCGCTTCGATCATCTGGCGCTTCGTCTACACCTACCGGCCCGACGACCAGAACCAGATCGGTCTGCTCAACCAGGTCGTGGTGTGGCTCGGCGGCGATCCGCAGCAGTGGCTCGCGAACTCGCCCTGGAACACCTTCTTCCTCATCGTGGTGCTCATCTGGATCCAGACCGGATTCGCGATGGTCGTGCTCTCCGCGGCCATCAAGGGCGTGCCCACCGAGCAGCTCGAAGCGGCGGAACTCGACGGAACCAACGCCTGGCAGAGGTTCATCAACGTCACCGTGCCGGGCATCCGCTCGTCTCTCATCGTCGTCATCACGACGATCTCCATCGCCTCCCTCAAGGTCTTCGACATCGTGCGCACGATGACCGCGGGCGCGAACGACACCAGCGTGCTGGCGAACGAGATGTACACCCAGTTCAAGAACTTCGAGTACGGCCGGTCGGCGGCCTTCGCCGTCATCCTGTTCATCCTGGTGATGCCGATCGTCATCTACAACGCCAGGCAGATCAAGAAGCAGAGGGAGATCCGATGAGCGCCGTGCAGCCGATCGACCTGCCGGTCGATCCCACCACCGAGAAGCAGCTCCGCCGCGGCGAGAAGGCCATCGAACGTCAGGAGGGCACGGCGCGCCGCACCAAGCGACGGCTCACCAGCCGCTGGGCGACGGTCGCCGCGCTCATCATCGCGGTGCTCTGGACGATCCCCACGTTCGGCCTCTTCATCTCCTCGTTCCGCGAGCGCAACGACATCCAGACCACGGGCTGGTGGACGATCTTCGAGAACTGGGGCTTCACGATCGACAACTACGCGGAGGTGCTCCAGTCGGGCAACTCCTCGGTGACGATCGCCTCCTCGTTCGTGAACTCCATCGCCATCACGATCCCGGCGACGCTCATCCCGCTCGTCATCGCCTCGCTGGCCGCCTACGCCTTCGCGTGGATCGACTTCAAGGGCAAGGACTGGCTGTTCATCGGCGTCTTCGCGCTGCAGATCGTTCCCATCCAGATGGCGCTGGTGCCGCTTCTGTCGCTGTTCTCGCGCGGTGTCGCGGTGGGCGACGACTGGATCTTCTCGGGCATCCCGTCGAACGGGACGTTCTCGCAGGTGTGGATCGCGCACACGATCTTCGCCCTGCCGCTGGCGATCTTCCTGCTCCACAACTTCGTGTCGGAGATCCCGCGCGAGGTCATCGAGGCGGCGCGGGTCGACGGTGCGGGCCACGGGCAGATCTTCTTCCGCATCATCCTGCCGCTGACCATGCCGGCACTGGCGTCGTTCGCGATCTTCCAGTTCCTCTGGGTGTGGAACGACCTGCTGGTCGCGCTCATCTTCGCCGACGGCGCGGTGGCTCCGATCACGAAGCTGCTGGCCGAGATCACGGGCTCCCGCGGTCAGGACTGGTACCTGCTCACGGCGGGCGCGTTCGTGGCCATCGTGGTTCCGCTCATCGTGTTCTTCGCGCTGCAGCGGTTCTTCGTGCGCGGCCTGCTCGCCGGCTCGACGAAGG contains the following coding sequences:
- the rplJ gene encoding 50S ribosomal protein L10, producing the protein MANKEASVAELTELFQSSTAVLLTEYRGLSVAQLKQLRGSIREHASYAVVKNTLTKIAANNAGISSFDDELAGPSAIAFVHGDPVAVAKSLRDFAKANPLLIVKGGYFDGNPLSAEEVTKLADLESREVLLAKLAGAFKASLFGAAYLFNAPLSKAVRTVDALREKQESAS
- a CDS encoding carbohydrate ABC transporter permease yields the protein MSEFLLWVGGLPPLAQIPIVVIAFAAVIALVLFFIEIAPRTGRKYTVIRLAVCIIAPFLALVLIGSVWWAALIAAALGLLFFWLDKRSKQGAGYLFQLFGFLAPAVILLLVGLIYPTVKTAIDSLFSSRGNFVGLDNFVWVLTSPANLRVILNTIIWVLVVPAASTIFGLAYAVFIDKSRGEKFFKILVFMPMAISFVGASIIWRFVYTYRPDDQNQIGLLNQVVVWLGGDPQQWLANSPWNTFFLIVVLIWIQTGFAMVVLSAAIKGVPTEQLEAAELDGTNAWQRFINVTVPGIRSSLIVVITTISIASLKVFDIVRTMTAGANDTSVLANEMYTQFKNFEYGRSAAFAVILFILVMPIVIYNARQIKKQREIR
- a CDS encoding LacI family DNA-binding transcriptional regulator, coding for MSGIEDVASLAGVSKATVSRALSGRGYVSADTRLRVEAAASSLGYVVSSSASSLVTGRTNNVGVIIPMISQWFFANILEGVERALLDRGYDLMLYNVTKTVEERSRVFEYFLVRKRVDAVIAVTLEITSAETQRLLALGKPIAGIGGPLEGIPTLSIDDVEAARLATEHLLLLGHRDIMHVGGDIDEQMDFHVHSKRLKGYMEALTKAGIRYDESSYAATPFDIPGGYRVGKQILGDPRRRPTAIFAASDEVAIGVILAARELGISVPDDLSVIGIDNHPLAELFGLTSIEQRPDLQGEQAVDWVIRQLEQPGWAPPVNHTVLPVRLVMRSSTAPPRPRA
- a CDS encoding carbohydrate ABC transporter permease, whose amino-acid sequence is MSAVQPIDLPVDPTTEKQLRRGEKAIERQEGTARRTKRRLTSRWATVAALIIAVLWTIPTFGLFISSFRERNDIQTTGWWTIFENWGFTIDNYAEVLQSGNSSVTIASSFVNSIAITIPATLIPLVIASLAAYAFAWIDFKGKDWLFIGVFALQIVPIQMALVPLLSLFSRGVAVGDDWIFSGIPSNGTFSQVWIAHTIFALPLAIFLLHNFVSEIPREVIEAARVDGAGHGQIFFRIILPLTMPALASFAIFQFLWVWNDLLVALIFADGAVAPITKLLAEITGSRGQDWYLLTAGAFVAIVVPLIVFFALQRFFVRGLLAGSTKG
- a CDS encoding ABC transporter substrate-binding protein gives rise to the protein MRSLLHRRVTAPIAIATGLGLALVGCSGGAGGGAGGNSAGEADGVVTVYGTIADTEAELLEQSWADWEKENNIDIQYESSKEFESQIGIRAQGGNPPDLAIFPQPGLLADLASRGFIQKAPEGVEKNVDEYWSEDWKAYGTVDDTFYGAPLMASVKGFVWYSPKQFADNGWEVPGTYQEMLDLTAKMQQTLGTQPWCAGFGSGDATGWPGTDWVEDLVLRQSGPEVYDQWVKNEVKFTDPAISDAFTSVGDILLDPNYVNAGYGDVKSINSTEFGDVATGMAQGTCSLTHQASFFDGFLTDAGATVGPDADIWAFVTPPVTEGDTAVTGGGEIVGAFSNDADTVKVQEYLSSPEWANSRVALGGVISANKGLDPANAQSPILQQAIEILQDPNTTFRFDASDLMPGAVGAGTFWKGMVDWINGTPQDEVLTQIEAGWPTE
- a CDS encoding TetR/AcrR family transcriptional regulator, encoding MTENPAPKRGRPTAEERLLRHQRILDSAVAQFAARGLARSSLDEIAAGAGVTKRTLYADYGDKQAIFAAAVSREHDRLREAAAHPVTLLALCTEIVHVLHADTAVALHRAVLTEAAHAPQLAAEFYDAGPRHSIDLLSSFAQDARPAQVRALYSLLLGDTHRRRLLGLDGAPDRAEAGRQAGEALTLLGFSPGDGR
- the rplL gene encoding 50S ribosomal protein L7/L12 codes for the protein MAKLSTEELLEAFKELTLIELSEFVKAFEETFEVTAAAPVAVAGPAAAGGGAAAEEVEEKDSFDVILEAAGEKKIQVIKEVRALTSLGLGEAKALVDGAPKAVLEGANKETAEKAKAQLEEAGATVTLK